In Serinicoccus marinus DSM 15273, the genomic stretch GGCCGTGGCCGTGCCCGCCCTCGTCCTCGTCGTCCTCGGGCTTGTCCACCACGAGGGTGTCCGTGGTGAGCACCATCGAGGCGATGGAGGCGGCGTTGCGCAGCGCCGAGCGGGTGACCTTCACCGGGTCGATGACCCCGGCGGAGAACAGGTCGCCGTACTCGCCGGTGGCGGCGTTGAGCCCCTGCCCGGCGGTCATCTCGCCGACCTTGGTCGTGGCGACGTAGCCCTGCAGGCCCGCGTTCTCCGCGATCCAGCGCAGCGGCTCGGCGGCGGACTTGCGGACGATGGCCGCACCGACCGCCTCGTCGGCGGACAGGTCGAGCTCGTCCGCGGCCGGGGCGGCGTGCACCAGGGCCGAACCGCCACCGGCGACGATGCCCTCCTCGATGGCCGCGCGGGTCGCGAGACGGCGTCCTCGATGCGGTGCTTCTTCTCCTTCAGCTCCACCTCGGTGTGCGCGCCGACCTTGATGACGCAGACGCCACCTGCCAGCTTGGCGATCCGCTCCTGGAGCTTCTCGCGGTCCCAGTCGGAGTCGGTCGACGCCACCTCCGCCTGGAGCTGGGCGACGCGGTCGCTGACCGCCTGGGCCTCGCCGCTGCCCTCGACGATGGTGGTGGTGTCCTTGGTGGCCACGACGCGGCGGGCGGTGCCAAGCACCTCCAGGCCGACCGAGTCCAGCGACAGCCCGACCTCCTCGGCGACGACCTGGCCTCCGGTGAGAATGGCCATGTCCTGCAGCATCGCCTTGCGGCGGTCGCCGAAGCCCGGTGCCTTGACGGCGACCGCGTTGAAGGTGCCGCGCACCTTGTTGACGACGAGCGTCGACAGCGCCTCGGCCTCGACGTCCTCGGCGATGATCATCAGCGGCTTGCTCTCGCCGACGACCTTCTCCAGCAGCGGCAGCAGGTCGGAGACCTTGGAGATCTTGCCCTGCACCAGCAGCACGTAGGCGTCCTCGAGGACTGCCTCCATGCGCTCGCTGTCGGTGACGAAGTAGGGCGAGAGGTAGCCCTTGTCGAACTGCATGCCCTCGGTGAACTCCAGCTCCATCGCAGTGGTGGAGGACTCCTCCACCGTGATGACGCCGTCCTTGCCACCTTGTCGAAGGCGTCGGCGATGAGCTCGCCGATCTGCGGGTCCTGGGCGGACAGCCCGGCCACCTGGGCGATCTCGTCACGGCCCTCGAGCTCGCGCGCGGTCTCCAGCAGGCGGTCGTTGATCGCGGTCACCGCGGCGTCGATGCCGCGCTTGAGCGCGGACGGCGCGGCGCCGGCGGCGACGTTGCGCAGGCCCTCCTTGACCATGGCCTGCGCGAGCACGGTCGCGGTGGTCGTGCCGTCACCGGCGATGTCGTTGGTCTTGGTCGCGACCTCCTTGGCGAGCTGGGCCCCGAGGTTCTCGTAGGGGTCCTCCAGCTCGACCTCGCGGGCGATGGTCACGCCGTCGTTGGTGATGGTCGGCGCGCCCCACTTCTTGTCGAGGACGACGTTGCGGCCCTTGGGGCCGAGCGTCACCTTGACGGCGTTGGCGAGGGCGTCGACGCCCCGCTCCAGCGCCTTGCGGGCGTCGTCGTTGAACTGTAGCTGCTTCGCCATGGGCGAGCGCTCCTTTCAGGTATGCGGTCTGCGGCCGGGTGCGCGCCGCCCCGGCCACCCCGAGGGGGCGGCCGGGGCGGCGCGTGGGTGGATCGAGGGATCGATCAACCCACGATCGCGAGGACGTCGCGCGCCGAGAGGATCAGGAACTCCTCGCCGGAGTACTTCACCTCGGTGCCGCCGTACTTGCTGTAGATGACCCGGTCGCCGACGTTGACGTCCATGGGGACGCGGTTGCCGTTGTCGTCGACGCGGCCCGGGCCGACCGCCAGGACCTCGCCCTCCTGGGGCTTCTCCTTGGCGGTGTCCGGGATGACGAGGCCGGAGGCCGTGGTCTGCTCGGCCTCGACGGCCTTGACGACGATGCGGTCCTCGAGCGGCTTGATGGAAACCGACACGGTTACCTTCCTTCTCCTTCGGTGTCCGGCGCTGCGCGCCGGCCAGGTGGTCGCTGCTGGGTGGTGCTCACTCCACCGCGACCGCCCACCGCCGTCGCGGGGGTCGGTCGGCGCTCGCGGCTGGCACTGACGTGCCGAGAGTGCTAGGACGAA encodes the following:
- the groES gene encoding co-chaperone GroES; the encoded protein is MSVSIKPLEDRIVVKAVEAEQTTASGLVIPDTAKEKPQEGEVLAVGPGRVDDNGNRVPMDVNVGDRVIYSKYGGTEVKYSGEEFLILSARDVLAIVG